The following DNA comes from Metopolophium dirhodum isolate CAU chromosome 8, ASM1992520v1, whole genome shotgun sequence.
aatacattatattatatattagtataaatattaaagctaaTTTTGTTACTATAAagattgttgttgttgtatacttgtatattttattttattttatttttattttacaatacggtACGAACCTTTTAATACatgaatataatagtaataatttgctTTATGGAAACTAGGCTCAATTTTACAGTGAGAATGCAGGGTCAGTGTTGGCAATGCGCATAAAACGGATGATCGGTGAGTTAAGATAGTAGTTTGAGGAAGAGAAACGCATATGGAATGGAATAGACGATCGTGTACGGCGGGAGGGACATTGAATGAGACACGGGATGTCGGGATAGTGGTTTTGGACTGTCAATTTTAGAGGAAAGAAGATTAGATAGAAATGATAATAGTTAGCTGAATGACGACGATCAGAGAGGCTTTCTAAGGAAAATAGGCGTTGGATTGGCGTGTAATCGTGAGTTGGACGGGATATGTTTAGTTTATAAGCAGCGTGACGGAGGAATTTTCTTTAAACCTTTTCTATCATGCTACTTGCAGAAGCGGTGGACTGGTCCCAGAGGATGGTTCCACACTTAAGGATGGGACGGACCAAGGAACAGAAAAGAGTTTTTAGTGGTGTGAGAAAGCGAAAGTCAGTAGAGACACGGTTTATGAAATCTAGCAGTTTAAGAGCCTTACAACAGATTATCTGAATGTGCATATTAGGGCACAGGTTCTGTGTAAGAGTAAATCCTAAATccttaacataattattacaagttATCAAGCGGGAATTGTTTACGGAGTAAGTATGCTTGATTACAACATTAATACGACAAAAAGTCATTACtgaatatttactaattttaagAGCTACCcccaaagataataataatatataaaatattcataggtacattttttttttaaacatttgtttgtcttaactaatttactattatatttgtgttaaatataaacattatttttattcttaatattctTTATTGAAGGAAAATGCCAAAACAGCTACGCGTAACTGTAATGAAATGGTATATTGCCTATATATTGCCCCTTATTAAATTGACACAAGCAGGCCAGGAAaattatactgttaaaaatctattgtaataactaaGATCATCTCTGTTGGTTGTTGAAAAGTAAGGATGTGAATTTGTGGAAAATTACATTTCTTTAGCTTATTgtaagtttgaattttaaatttttactcaattttatattcactcgtaaattaacgattttcttattctgttgtaattcaaaaacgaataatcgtagatacttgaaattataAGATAtcggtgttattattatatcatttgtatCATCTATCATGGAATGTGGGTTTGCGACGGCGCTGTCAGTCGTAGATATAcgatatctaaatatttttcaagttcaAGGAAACTAAAAGATATTTTTGACGTGTAATGACTAGTGATGAGTAGTGACTGTTGGTCGTCATTACATTTAATCTAAACCAATTGCGAATTACGATGATCCGTTTTTATCTGAAAATACAGACAGTCACATTAGTTCAGTtactatttgtaattttatttaaattattgtggtttattaattgtacataattatttagtatttgaatatttagcaattgttattattatttaataatttacagggGGAGGGGGGGCTAAAACCCCTTAATCCCCCTAAATATGCCACTGGCCATTGCTTCAATAAAGGTGAACAAAAtgacacctaatgtacagctGGGCAGTACACACTTGCCcaactttttattattcatgttttGTCAATTTTGTCaatcaacatatttttcaatagaTTACATCATTTACATCAattgtttaaacttttttatttctaGAGAGGAGGTGAAATATTATTCTGGtattcaatacaaatattattatcttctataTGAATGTGTAGACTGTAGTAGAATATCAAGCTCAAGTAGCTCAACACTagtaaatatacataggtatggcAGTGATAATTAGtagtcatattaaaaatatggatagtaaataaatactagtgtaataaaaaatatattgtaagactttattgtttgaaaaattagttCTATCACagcaatatttatattcaatatacatatgagtaataaatatttattatatttatattatttggtaacTACAATcccttaatttattaaaaccatataattacaataaccaATTTACAGGCACATACAACTTTTATAACAAGAcaccaaatttattaaaaaacactCATAATAGAAGACATGAAAATTTGTTGAATGATTTGTGGGATGTTTTTGAGGTCCATACATACAAAACTTTTCCCTGCTGGTAAGCTTTTAGTTAACCtgcaatacaaaaaatataaataaatactttttattaatatgactaaTGACTAGGGCTCGGATGTTGTTGCATTTGcaactttttttctattgttcGGATTTGTTGCTAAGTaggttataaatttgtttcaaacgagtaccaattaatatataaaaattttaagtgcaactttttgcaatttttgaccttttttcaattttattgcaattttgttGATTGTCgtcattttcaatacaattttatgtatttttttgtgttttcacttttttttgttagattATACAGGTTTAATCTATGGTTATGTCGGGCTTTGTTGGTTGAGACTTGTGACGGCTTATTTGACCGTCGTCGTCGGTGGTAACTGGAAAAACCATTTAATACAGTAGATATCGCGGTCATCACAGTTTGAGAACCTGAAGAAGTCGTTTATAGTACAGtgcaataatttttaaggtaaggtaaagttttaaaaaaaaaaaaataaaaagttttaaattttgataaaattatttgtaggtTTCTGAAAAAATAAGAAGACCGGACAATTTACCAGATTTTTAATGACAACTGACgagaatttgaatttgaatcttttttattatctaCTCGTTTaaaacctacctaataaaactttataatattacttaataaaatgaCTTAAtccatttcataaaataatttgttaatatatttttttaatttttttggtacaaaatatttttttattgcaatttttaattgcaattttgggtttttttcacagcaataatgcaatcaattttataacatttttagtgcaaCAACATCCGAGCCCTACTAATGActatactatacaaattataaaataaaataataatattaaatacttttaacaccaattacataatatttgtttgaattaatttatgtatattttatatacatattattattactcgttCACTATGTACAATGCTAATTGGTGTCATGATTATCTGGTCAGCACAGGGACAAGTACATACAAATATGATATGAGTTAATGCATGTTAAATTGTTAGTTACTTACATGTCTGCTTGATCACCAAGTGATCCAATGAAAATTGCAAAAGATTGAACGTCTTCACTCGAATTAAGTGCTGCAGCCAATCTATCAGGTCTTATATTATAGCGTGATAAGTTAGCAtctgataatagtataattatagctTCATCAAAATCAGTTCGCTCAGCTTCTAAGGTTTTTTGTGCATATATAACAGATTGGAGAGTATTATCTCCAGCCATACAGAATTGAGTATGAGCATGCATCTTTTTAATAACATCTAGTCGTCGCTTGTTATCAGTAGGCGGATTTGATTTATCTACAAACTTAAGGCATTCTGTCTCGCCTGAATGTCCAACAATATCATAACTAATTTTGTCTTCAAAACCACTAAGTGCTTCCATCACCATTATGACAGCTTCAAGTTCACGGTCTAAACGTCCATCATAGTTGTTGAATCTATACATACTGCCAGAAACATCCACAATAAACCGTAAACGTTTTGGTTTTAACTGAGGAGCTCCAATCTGTGGGTCGACATTCCCCCGTTTCCGATAAATAGAACGTTCGCCAATAAcacctaataaattaataaatataatataaaacattaaaaataaaatgcattataatttgGTAATGACCTTCTATTAATTTACTATCATCCAGTTCACCAGATGTTTGATGCCTAACCCATTGTCTTTCTTGGGATTTGGCTTGTAATGAATTCAATATCACTCTCAATGCTTGTACCTTAGTAACAAATGCATTTACTTTAACAAAATTGATTCTATTTTAGtgacaaattttatattacttgGTTTTTAACTGGTAAAGAGTATTCATTGTATACTTTATCATCATACTCAGTCATTTCTATTTCTTTGAGACGTTCCTTGTATGCCTTTTGACCCATTTGTCTTGCTGCTTCTTTGACATGTTCTGGTACTGCGTCTTTCTCTGCGTCAGACACCTGTTTGTAaacatgtacatatatatttttttagaaaattgatgattaatatagtaaaaaaaaaacatagaaataaattaaaaactaattgatGTAAGTATGTAACCTACCTGAAAAACTTTATGTTTTGCATCTAGCCTATAAGGACCACCTTTTCCACCTAGTCCAGCTGTATCCCGGCCGCCAGTACCACCAGCCCAAGTGTTTCCACCTACATGCGGTTCGTTTTTTTCATCCACTTTACCATGTTTTGGGCTAGAAACATCAAGACCACTTTCTTTTTCCACAGTGatttgtagattttttttttctgtaacaaaaaagttcataaaatacTGGATCCTTAAAATTGATTGGATTACGTACGAGTTGGACCAGCCCAAGGTGATAGTTTTATTGGTAATTTATGTTTGTTAAGAACATTTGTGATTACTTCTTGCGCCTCTTTGGAATAGCAGTCAAAATCAAATACATTTCTAATGGCATCTAATAATGTATCTTGGGgataaatttgtaaatgtttgATTATATTAACTGCTTCTCTAGTTGAATATGGATACGAGACTAAGTTTTGATCGAACAGCTGTCTCAGATCTCCAAAAGCAGCAATTACTTGATCAATAACTTCTACAGAAATATCGGGACCATAGCTTTTCAACAACTGTGTTTCAGATTCACGACTAGGATTATCAACAATGTGACAACTGAATACATCACCTAGAATAAATCATTCatcaattagtatatttttaatttaattacaataataaaaatttaccgAGTGTGCTGAAAAGGTTATTTCCCAAAAATGGAAATCCTGGTCGATTTGCCAAGACTATCATTCGAAAGTCTGGATGAAGTACAATCATACTGTTATCATTTACAATATTAGCATTACTAATAATTTGTCTACCATCAGCAAGTCTCATGTTGCCAGTTTCTACGAGATTTTTCAATACACATGTCACATGAGCTGGAGCTTTGTCTGCTTCGTCTATAACTAAAACGTAACCATTCTTAACAGCTTTAACTAATGGTGAATCTTCAATTTGCAAAACGCCATCAATTACTGTTTGTTGACTAGTCAATGATTGTACTGTCGTATccctagaaaaaaatatatccttgataaataataaaaaaaaaagttaaattaataaactcatACCTATGGAGTTGAATGTATTCTCTAGGCCTATTTACTAGTTGTAAAAATCGGTCAACCAGTTTGTTTTTACCGACACCTTGGTTTCCAACTAACAAAAGATGTTCTCCCAAAACAAAGTCTTGTAGCATAAGTTCTAGTTGTTTCAGATGCTAAagaataagtttttttataattaaacaaacatattttaatcattactGTTTTTCAGAATTATATTCTTACTTGAGGTAAAtcgtagaataaaatatttggaacTTTACTAGATGCGCTAGTTTTATATCGAGCAATAGTTGTATTACCAATGGTTAAGTAGTCATCGTCATATTTACAGTTTATTGAAGAGTCGTCTAAATTTTCAGATATTGGTTGAATACTGCAACTGTATAATGTTTTTTCGAGCATTTGTTTTGTTAGTTGTGGTAAAAATCTataagcaaaagaaaaaaatttcgtATTAATACAtgcataaattattcaaattattccaaattatcaagtaaaaaaaacatactgaGATAAACAAGCTTTGTTTACAATACTGTAAAAGTCTGAATCAGGATATTTATCAAGTCTTTTTGAGATTCGTAACAATTGACGGGTAGATAAAGATGGAGctaaagaatttaaataaatatcagatGATTCTCGAAGTTTTTTCGTAACAGCCACTAATCTTTTCATTGGTTTTACACTATTtggatacttaaaaaaaaaatgtattatttttctttacatCTGAAACATcaactaaaatactaaatgatTCAAAAATCAAATCTTACAAGATGTTgtacaattttcaattcttcAACAGCGGACAAAGGTCTAAGCTCATGAAATATGAACATGTTTAGTACTTCCGGAGTAATCCACTGTGGAATGGTGCCACCTaacatatacaaaatattttatacaatataagcaatatattttttgccttaaaacaatattaaccaGGTGGTTCTGCAAGTGCCATAATTCTGAAAGCTGGATGTACgcgaataatatttgatttgtcCATAACATCTACTCCTAACTTTTTCGCCAGTTTGTCATATCTATCTGATCTTAACAGTCTAGTACCATCATGAAGTTGAAGATCTCGATCTTGAATAAGTCTGAAAAACATAAAAGgtgtttattactatttactatattagAGTTTATGCTTTATAGGTATGATCAGATCAATGAAATTTTAAGATAAATGTTtcatgtaggtacaataaatgtacaataaaactAACCTGTGTAAAACAGACAATGTTGACAAATGTAGTCTATGAAGGCCGTCAAGGACGGCTAATTTTCCCTCGATGGCAGCAACCACTAACGGACTATACTTCCAAACGGTGTCGCCGTTTGGTAGTGTGGTTCTTTGTTGGATTAAATCTCTTGCCGTCAAATCCTGTGGgaaagaaatataattaaaaaaaaaaaaatgaataaaattgctTTTGATCCAAACCTGATACAGGGAAACGGTTTCCACGTTGTAGTTAAATGTGCTCGCGAATCTATTCACGATTGCCGTCTTTCCACTGCCTCTTGGTCCAATGATGCATATGTCGGCTGCCGAATGACTGAGCGCGAGATCCGACA
Coding sequences within:
- the LOC132950434 gene encoding von Willebrand factor A domain-containing protein 8 → MSMILANVWKYRVGYRQFFIHKKQTQIQAMSSDRKRTGEGTNLNDDEGILKITIGDVKKLTKASKTPEMVPIEYLNMTCNQEAMSHLRWMLQKDILGQDMFLIGKPGPLRRRLALAYLELTNKSVEFVSLSQDTTEADLKQRREIIGGTAKYINQSAVKAAIEGHVLILDGIEKAERNVLPILNNLLENREIHLEDGRFLVAPKTYDKLLQEHGLEHMMKWNLVRVSEDFFVIALGLPVPTYNGIPLDPPLRSRFQARHIMTPSYTNMLNDLIAEYPTAPKEKLENVLSCAYALASPESSELGLHDFPIENVPVVAKLIYNNPSVSPNSVLKRLYPFESFMNPDGKRSVNGILSSFCPENGDEPINRHVASVGRPDNQNEAEVVLDNSKRFTVPFGNATSINVAAVFPDFVDTGYQNAVLSDLALSHSAADICIIGPRGSGKTAIVNRFASTFNYNVETVSLYQDLTARDLIQQRTTLPNGDTVWKYSPLVVAAIEGKLAVLDGLHRLHLSTLSVLHRLIQDRDLQLHDGTRLLRSDRYDKLAKKLGVDVMDKSNIIRVHPAFRIMALAEPPGGTIPQWITPEVLNMFIFHELRPLSAVEELKIVQHLYPNSVKPMKRLVAVTKKLRESSDIYLNSLAPSLSTRQLLRISKRLDKYPDSDFYSIVNKACLSQFLPQLTKQMLEKTLYSCSIQPISENLDDSSINCKYDDDYLTIGNTTIARYKTSASSKVPNILFYDLPQHLKQLELMLQDFVLGEHLLLVGNQGVGKNKLVDRFLQLVNRPREYIQLHRDTTVQSLTSQQTVIDGVLQIEDSPLVKAVKNGYVLVIDEADKAPAHVTCVLKNLVETGNMRLADGRQIISNANIVNDNSMIVLHPDFRMIVLANRPGFPFLGNNLFSTLGDVFSCHIVDNPSRESETQLLKSYGPDISVEVIDQVIAAFGDLRQLFDQNLVSYPYSTREAVNIIKHLQIYPQDTLLDAIRNVFDFDCYSKEAQEVITNVLNKHKLPIKLSPWAGPTQKKNLQITVEKESGLDVSSPKHGKVDEKNEPHVGGNTWAGGTGGRDTAGLGGKGGPYRLDAKHKVFQVSDAEKDAVPEHVKEAARQMGQKAYKERLKEIEMTEYDDKVYNEYSLPVKNQVQALRVILNSLQAKSQERQWVRHQTSGELDDSKLIEGVIGERSIYRKRGNVDPQIGAPQLKPKRLRFIVDVSGSMYRFNNYDGRLDRELEAVIMVMEALSGFEDKISYDIVGHSGETECLKFVDKSNPPTDNKRRLDVIKKMHAHTQFCMAGDNTLQSVIYAQKTLEAERTDFDEAIIILLSDANLSRYNIRPDRLAAALNSSEDVQSFAIFIGSLGDQADMLTKSLPAGKSFVCMDLKNIPQIIQQIFMSSIMSVF